In the Purpureocillium takamizusanense chromosome 5, complete sequence genome, one interval contains:
- a CDS encoding uncharacterized protein (COG:S~EggNog:ENOG503P5DR): MAEQLASPRITAAYLDSFTGRLVTIVGKVTQLRGDQATIDADGIVTIALNRDAHLVNGNAVQVIGKVQPDLSVKVLSSRDLGPGVDFGLCSAVVEATHRHKDIFGADA, from the exons ATGGCTGAACAACTCGCGTCCCCtcgcatcaccgccgcctaCCTCGACAGCTTCACAGGCCGCCTCGTGACCATTGTTGGCAAGGTGACGCAGCTGCGTGGCGACCAGGCCACCATTGATGCCGATGGAATCGTCACGATTGCCTTGAACAGG GACGCGCATCTCGTCAACGGCAATGCCGTCCAGGTCATCGGCAAAGTTCAGCCCGACCTTTCTGTCAAGGTCCTGAGCTCGCGAGACCTCGGCCCAGGAGTCG ACTTTGGTCTATGCtcagccgtcgtcgaagcgaCGCATCGACACAAGGACATCTTTGGCGCCGACGCATAG
- the PGS1 gene encoding CDP-diacylglycerol--glycerol-3-phosphate 1-phosphatidyltransferase (EggNog:ENOG503NTXX~COG:I~BUSCO:EOG09261ICI) — translation MLARGCTRCVAQARGPASIRLLRTSLARASPGRRFSTSSSSSAASASATGSGNAVGALAPFVSELDRMAPSFDVRGGDIHILRTPSDFYETLKDRIRNAKHRIFLSTLYIGKSERELIDTLRDALARNPDLTLSILTDALRGTRESPDPSCASLLAPLVAEFGPRVEVRMYHTPNLTGARKRYIPRRINEGWGLQHMKLYGVDDEIILSGANLSTDYFTNRQDRYHLFSSKQVTDHFWNIHNGVASFSFLVERSDEPAGFALTWPETNSAPSPLEHPKAFVKSTTATLERLISPPATSGRADSTGNLPDTRVYMLAQMSQVMRPDTSTELPVVTRILERLAQPQYAGSSWTFTAGYFNPAPSLSKLLLETASSRNVVITAAPEANGFYRSKGVSGLLPDAYVLLARRFVHAVHRAGRDVGPAAIALKEWRQGTAGRPGGWTYHAKGLWVTMPDGDGGGDGPAMTLVGSSNYTRRSYSLDLEVGALVVTRDADLRRRLAEEERWLQEHARTVTRDDFARNDRRVGLKVRIAMWIVQLVGGAL, via the exons ATGCTGGCCCGGGGCTGCACCCGTtgcgtcgcgcaggcgcgcgggccGGCCTCGATCCGCCTGCTGAGGACgagcctcgcccgcgcctcgcccggccggcgcttctcgacatcatcgtcgtcgtcggcagcttCGGCGTCTGCGACGGGCTCGGGAAACGCTGTaggggcgctggcgccctTTGTCAGCGAGCTCGACCGCATGGCGCCGAGCTTCGAcgtgcgtggcggcgacatTCACATCCTGCGCACGCCCTCCGACTTTTATGAGACGCTCAAG GACCGCATACGCAACGCCAAGCACCGCATCTTCCTCTCGACACTCTACATTGGCAAGTCGGAGCGAGAGCTCATCGACACGCTGCGTGACGCCCTTGCCCGCAACCCCGATCTGACGCTCAGCATCCTGACggacgcgctgcgcggcaCCCGCGAGAGCCCGGACCCGTCGTgcgcctcgctgctggcgcccctcgtcgccgagttCGGCCCCCGCGTCGAGGTGCGCATGTATCACACCCCGAACctgacgggcgcgcgcaaGCGCTACATCCCGCGCCGCATAAACGAGGGCTGGGGGCTGCAGCACATGAAGCTgtacggcgtcgacgacgagattaTTCTCTCGGG CGCCAACCTGTCGACCGACTACTTCACCAATCGCCAAGACCGGTACCACCTCTTCTCGTCCAAGCAGGTGACGGACCACTTTTGGAACATCCACAACGGCGTCGCGTCGTTTagcttcctcgtcgagcggTCCGACGAACCCGCCGGCTTCGCCCTGACCTGGCCGGAAACCAAttcggcgccctcgccgctggAGCATCCCAAGGCCTTTGTCAAGagcacgacggcgactcTGGAGCGCCTGAtatcgccgcccgccacatCAGGCCGGGCAGACTCGACAGGCAACCTCCCCGACACGCGGGTGTACATGCTCGCGCAAATGTCGCAGGTGATGCGCCCGGACACGTCGACGGAGCTGCCCGTCGTCACGCGCAttctcgagcgcctcgcccagccGCAGTACGCGGGCTCTTCGTGGACCTTTACGGCCGGCTACTTCAATCCGGCCCCGTCGCTCAGCAAGCTGCTCCTcgagacggcgtcgtcgcgcaacgtggtcatcaccgccgcgcccgaggCCAACGGCTTCTACCGCAGCAAGGGCGTCTCGGGCCTGCTGCCCGACGCGTACGTgctgctcgcgcgccgcTTCGTGCACGCCGtgcaccgcgccggccgcgacgtcggcccCGCGGCCATCGCCCTCAAGGAGTGGCGCCAAGGcacggcgggccgcccgggcGGCTGGACGTACCACGCAAAGGGCCTCTGGGTCACCatgcccgacggcgacggcggtggcgacggcccgGCCATGAccctcgtcggcagctcCAACTACACGCGCCGCAGTTACTCGCTCGACCTTGAGGTCGGCGCGCTCGTGGTGACGCGCGACGCGgacctgcgccggcgcctcgccgaggaggagcgctgGCTGCAGGAGCACGCGCGGACGGTCACGCGCGACGACTTTGCGCGCAACGACCGCCGCGTCGGGCTCAAGGTGCGCATCGCCATGTGGATCGTGCagctggtgggcggcgcgctgtgA
- a CDS encoding uncharacterized protein (SECRETED:SignalP(1-16~SECRETED:cutsite=ATA-AV~SECRETED:prob=0.3993)~COG:O~EggNog:ENOG503NUYK~MEROPS:MER0003908), whose translation MKSLAALASLLAVATAAVPQGTPTKASYDGHKVFRVMVGTKPQRVTDVVDRLGLSFWQEPTRKGAFADVAVPPARVDEFRKELQGLELITMHEDLGKSIADEGVFHIYAEGSANSTWFNSYHAYSDHLQFINDLASKNPSNAEVVTSGKSLEGNSITGIHFWGSAGKGKKPAVVLHGTVHAREWIASMVVEYFADTLLGGYKNDNGIKALVDKYDFYLFPIVNPDGFKYTQTRDRMWRKNRQRTAGSSCLGHDINRNWPYKWNGPGSSTDPCAESFRGASQGDAPETQALSGFLKQVKSAQGLKLYIDYHSYSQLFMTPYGYTCDGVPPNNDELQSLARGAVAAIRSVHGLSFDYGPICTTIYQASGSSVDYVADVVKGEYTFTSELRDTGRYGFVLPPDQIVPSGEEAFAGFKYLLENMK comes from the exons ATGGTCGGCACTAAGCCGCAGCGCGTgaccgacgtcgtcgaccggCTCGGCCTCAGCTTCTGGCAGGAACCCACGCGCAAGGGCGCCTTTGCCGAcgtggcggtgccgccggcccgcgtcgacgagttcCGCAAGGAGCTACAGGGTCTCGAGCTCATCACCATGCACGAGGACCTCGGCAAGTCGATTGCCGATGAGGGCGTCTTCCACATCTATGCCG AGGGCTCGGCCAACTCGACGTGGTTCAACTCGTACCACGCGTACAGTGACCATCTGCAGTTCATCAACGACCTGGCGTCCAAAAACCCGAGCAACGCCGAGGTCGTGACGTCGGGCAAGTCGCTGGAGGGCAACTCCATCACCGGCATCCACTTCTggggcagcgccggcaagggcaagaagccCGCCGTAGTGTTGCACGGCACCGTCCACGCGCGCGAATGGATTGCTTCCATG GTTGTCGAGTACTTTGCCGACACCCTCCTGGGCGGGTACAAGAATGACAACGGCATCAAGGCCCTTGTGGACAAGTACGACTTTTACTTGTTCCCCATTGTCAACCCTGATG GTTTCAAGTATACGCAGACGCGCGACCGCATGTGGCGCAAGAACCGGCAGCGCACCGCGGGCTCCAGttgcctcggccacgacatCAACCGCAACTGGCCGTACAAGTGGAATGGCcccggctcgtcgacggaccCGTGCGCCGAGAGCTTCCGAGGCGCGTCGCAGGGCGACGCGCCTGAGACCCAAGCACTGTCAGGCTTCCTCAAGCAGGTCAAAAGCGCCCAGGGGCTGAAGCTGTACATTGACTACCACTCGTACTCGCAACTGTTTATGACTC CGTACGGATACACGTGCGATGGTGTACCACCAAAcaacgacgagctgcagtcgctggcccgcggcgctgTGGCTGCCATTCGCTCAGTGCACGGCCTCTCGTTCGATTACGGCCCTATCTGCACGACAATCTACCAGGCGTCGGGTAGCAGTGTCGACTACGTTGCCGACGTGGTCAAGGGCGAATACACCTTTACGTCGGAGCTCCGCGACACGGGCCGGTACGGCTTCGTGTTGCCGCCGGACCAGATTGTGCcgagcggcgaggaggcgttTGCGGGCTTCAAGTATCTGCTGGAGAATATGAAGTAG
- the MRPL35 gene encoding mitochondrial 54S ribosomal protein YmL35 (COG:J~BUSCO:EOG09262U7S~EggNog:ENOG503NXRG): MSRCGAVARPLARQLLPLRSFATTARQQLQEQAPSSPSSSSTAPPPPSSSSPSSSSLSFSTTAAAEPSPLDLDPDTVLPQFEAPLIKAGKMPIGSRRRRVALRSTMGGVALPFEQLPYQAFQEARAILAADRADKLAQIGSQLGRIARLEAADPAAMRGGQRMRDTRLASLRRHVDRLKILADANDPLVKKRFEDGLGDMNKPIYRYYAEKKWRAYDRRLIVQRIKQFSIVPDLLPKLDPTADVQLFFRRAKVSPGAIVDSAVSELAPRLRIQLFDRGERLVTVAVVDADVPDLDADAFSKRCHFLAANVPLSPTSGSLPLARVGARGHAGQLALPWLPPAAQKGSPYHRLAIVLFEQRPGEPLDVDALATLPRDGFSLKSLRDKFALAPFGFTMFRSVWDDNTADVMARHALPGADVELRPMRVRSLKPPVKPRGWEAKRQGPKYRHLWKYTKRIRGISNARGWIKKR; encoded by the exons ATGTCGCGGTGCGGGGCCGTCGCGAGGCCGCTCGCACGGCAattgctgccgctgcgcagCTTTGCTACGACAGCCCgacagcagctgcaggagcaAGCTccctcgtcaccatcatcgtcctcaacagcaccaccaccgccatcctcatcatcaccctcgtcctcctccttatccttctcgacgacagccgccgccgaacccTCTCCTCTCGATCTCGACCCCGACACCGTCCTGCCGCAGTTCGAGGCTCCGCTcatcaaggccggcaagaTGCCCATaggctcgcgccgccgccgcgtcgccctgCGCAGCACCATGGGGGGCGTCGCCCTGCCCTTCGAGCAGCTCCCCTACCAGGCCTTCCAGGAGGCCCGCGCtatcctcgccgccgaccgcgccgaCAAGCTGGCCCAGATTGGCTCCCAGCTGggccgcatcgcccgcctcgaggctgcggatccggcggccatgcgcggcggccagcgcatGCGCGACACGCGCCTTGCCAGTCTGCGCAGGCACGTCGACCGCCTCAAGATCCTGGCCGACGCAAACGACCCACTGGTCAAGAAGCGCTTCGAGGACGGGTTGG GCGACATGAACAAGCCCATCTACCGCTACTATGCCGAGAAAAAGTGGCGCGCCTacgaccgccgcctcatcgtcCAGCGCATCAAGCAGTTCAGCATCGTCCCCGACCTGCTGCCCAAGCTGGACCCCACGGCCGACGTGCAGCTCTTCTTCCGCCGCGCCAAGGTGTCGCCCGGCGCCATTGTCGACAGCGCCGTCAGCGAGCTCGCCCCGCGCCTGCGCATCCAGCTATTTGAccgcggcgagcgcctcgtcaccgtcgccgtcgtcgacgccgacgtccccgacctcgacgccgacgccttTTCCAAGCGCTGCcacttcctcgccgccaacgtgCCCCTCAGCCCCACGAGCGGCTccctgcccctcgcccgcgtcggcgcccgcggccacgccggccagctcgccctccccTGGCTGCCCCCGGCCGCCCAAAAGGGCAGCCCCTACCAccgcctcgccatcgtcctgTTCGAGCAGCGCCCCGGCGAgcccctcgacgtcgacgccctcgccacccTGCCCCGCGACGGCTTCTCCCTCAAGTCCCTGCGCGACAAgttcgccctcgccccctttGGCTTCACCATGTTCCGCTCCGTCTGGGACGACAACACCGCCGACGTCATggcccgccacgccctccccggcgccgacgtcgagctgcggccCATGCGCGTCCGCAGCCTCAAGCCCCCCGTCAAGCCCCGCGGCTGGGAGGCCAAGCGCCAGGGCCCCAAGTACCGCCACCTCTGGAAGTACACCAAGCGCATCAGGGGCATCTCCAACGCCCGCGGCTGGATCAAGAAGAGGTAG
- a CDS encoding uncharacterized protein (COG:K~EggNog:ENOG503P7HQ), producing the protein MATAIHVPRDQSQQKLPLPSQQQQPQCTMVTMQQQMDDDMLIDPRMALPLYGIKSTDKDAASDSPSQFMMTPRMFASDNDDAFDNTVDFLLQDAAEAADTGGSLETAAPHIISPPETVSHSTPPSEVAPAEAAAPSSKKTSTSSSSATPTTRASKRKRTRAATAADSDNGGNNKRAAQQSASASTTSATPKRGSESRGGDAKRTHCLERNRIAASKCREKKKQWVHDLEARKSELEAQHAGLHAELASLTDEVTQIKNYLMDHASCGDANIDLWIENEALRFVHRSVNGPAQSQPQQQVDVGASRHSSIGSLASTAIHSRNDSIGQASTAQTDESSLPSPILKTEPINYDYMPEEMFQDAT; encoded by the exons atggccacggcgatACACGTGCCAAGAGACCAGTCGCAGCAAAAACTCCCATTACCttctcagcagcagcagccacagtGCACCATGGTCACCATGCAGCAACAAATGGACGATGACATGCTCATCGATCCGCGCATGGCTCTGCCCCTATACGGCATCAAGTCGACAGACAAGGATGCCGCCAGCGACTCCCCGAGCCAGTTCATGATGACCCCGCGCATGTTCGCCTCGGACAATGACGACGCTTTTGACAACACCGTCGACTTCCTGTTGCAAGACGCTGCTGAAGCCGCCGACACGGGAGGCAGCCTTGAAACGGCGGCACCGCACATCATATCGCCACCCGAAACCGTATCTCACAGCACACCCCCTTCGGAAGTGGCGCCCGCAGAAGCCGCGGCACCCTCCTCCAAGAAGACGTCGActtcatcgtcatcagcgacgccgacgacaagggcgagtAAACGAAAGCGCACTCGcgccgcaaccgccgccgacagcgacaACGGTGGCAACAACAAGCGCGCAGCTCAGCAATCGGCCTCTGCCTCTACAACGTCGGCAACGCCCAAGCGAGGGTCCGAGTCGCGAGGCGGGGACGCCAAACGCACGCACTGCCTCGAGCGCaaccgcatcgccgccagcaaatgccgcgagaagaagaagcagtgGGTGCAcgacctcgaggcgcgcaagtcggagctcgaggcccagcACGCGGGCCTGCACGCCGAGTTGGCGAGTCTCACCGATGAGGTGACGCAGATCAAGAACTACCTAATGGACCACGCCAGCTGTGGCGATGCCAATATCGACCTATGGATTGAGAATGAGGCGCTGCGCTTTGTCCATCGCAGCGTCAACGGGCCAGCCCAGTCGCAACCGCAGCAACAAGTCGATGTCGGCGCGAGCCGCCACTCCAGCATCGGCAGTCTGGCCTCTACGGCAATTCACAGCCGCAATG ACTCCATCGGGCAAGCATCCACGGCGCAAACGGACGAGTCGAGTCTCCCATCGCCGATACTCAAGACGGAGCCCATCAACTACGACTACATGCCCGAGGAGATGTTCCAGGACGCGACTTGA
- the yml6 gene encoding 54S ribosomal protein yml6, mitochondrial (COG:J~EggNog:ENOG503NXR2~BUSCO:EOG09264NNY): protein MASRRASCLAEAMTGLRLSPSKSSFSSSLTLRQPASRSMATEAAWSSPPPARDSMTRSASGTQSILQSWNPVSTVPVTVHAFPSLEPTALDHHPVSHLHLPLRRDLLHAAIVYEGSHTRQGTASSKTRYEVHGSHRKVRPQKGTGHARLGSKQSPVLRGGGKTFGPHPRDFGIGLNRKVYDKAWRTALSYRYRRGELLVCEDAGLRLDMPRDFELVADRYLRDGMREAYLEKYMGGVLARLGLGRADGRTLFVTGGDSDVGRLGEAMAQVPWDGRVLDIDDVDVKDLLEMGKVVMERAVLREMLARHQSDLVSRVFVQGVPQQQQQQ from the exons ATGGCCTCAAGACGAGCCAGCTGtctggccgaggccatgacGGGCCTCAGGCTCTCGCCGTCAAAG TcgtctttctcttcttctctcaCTCTCCGCCAGCCTGCTTCTCGATCCATGGCTACCGAGGCCGCATggtcgtcaccaccacccgcgcgGGACTCGATGacgcgctccgcctcgggcacGCAGTCTATCCTCCAGTCGTGGAATCCGG TGTCCACCGTTCCCGTCACCGTCCACGCCTTCCCCTCGCTCGAGCCCACCGCCctcgaccaccaccccgtctcgcacctccacctcccccTGCGGCGCGAcctcctccacgccgccatcgtctaCGAGGGTTCCCACACGCGCCAGggcaccgcctcgtccaagACGCGCTACGAGGTGCACGGCTCCCACCGCAAGGTCCGCCCGCAAAAGGGCACcggccacgcccgcctcggctcCAAGCAGAGCCCcgtcctgcgcggcggcggcaagacgtTCGGCCCCCACCCGCGCGACTTCGGCATCGGCCTCAACCGCAAGGTCTACGACAAGGCCTGGCGCACCGCCCTGAGCTACCGctaccgccgcggcgagctgctcgtctgcgaggacgccggcctgcgcctcgacaTGCCCCGCGACtttgagctcgtcgccgacaggTACCTCCGCGACGGCATGCGCGAGGCCTACCTCGAAAAGTacatgggcggcgtgctcgcccgcctcgggctcggccgcgccgacggccgcacGCTCttcgtcacgggcggcgacagcgacgtcggcaggctgggcgaggccatggcgcAGGTGCCCTGggacggccgcgtcctcgacatTGATGACGTAGACGTCAAGGACCTGCTCGAGATGGGCAAGGTGGTCATGgagcgcgccgtcctgcgcgaGATGCTGGCCCGGCACCAGAGCGACCTGGTGAGCCGCGTCTTTGTTCAGGGggtgccgcagcagcagcagcagcagtag